One Tolypothrix bouteillei VB521301 DNA window includes the following coding sequences:
- a CDS encoding sister chromatid cohesion protein PDS5 yields the protein MKLAYFSRPTLLQPKKQLVQIGAIFLCFLSPLLIADTTLAQQPAQQQINFYIQQLKRGPQQPEAVKYLVSIGKPAVPALMTALQNQDVEVRKSATSALSLMGEVAAEAVPVLIVALQDPEQDVRFGAAFALSSIGKEAKAAFPALIQALHDKETSVRSAAVIALGKIGVEAKVAVPKIIAALRDRNAEVRATAAFTLGEIGEEHNLAVPALISVLYDKDDEVRRNTAIAFSKIGKDAAQAIPTLIEVSQKDNNSSVRAIAVSALGVVGRDNSEILPVVMNALQDKNAIVRIHAASALIVDIGSHTETAFALLMKELQGQEQGNRIYTTHILSNIAQSFQQKASLLPTPELERAIANLDSTLKIINNSPLQFLDVATSIGKSLETLKKERLKR from the coding sequence TTGAAACTTGCATATTTCAGTAGACCGACATTACTACAACCAAAGAAGCAGCTCGTTCAGATCGGAGCCATCTTTCTGTGCTTTTTATCACCATTATTGATAGCAGATACAACGCTAGCGCAGCAGCCCGCACAGCAGCAAATTAACTTTTACATTCAGCAGCTTAAGAGAGGTCCGCAGCAACCGGAGGCTGTAAAATATTTGGTTTCTATTGGTAAGCCAGCTGTTCCCGCTTTGATGACAGCATTGCAAAATCAAGATGTGGAAGTTCGTAAGAGTGCTACGAGCGCCTTATCATTAATGGGTGAGGTTGCTGCCGAAGCAGTCCCCGTGCTGATTGTCGCTTTACAAGATCCAGAGCAAGATGTTCGCTTTGGCGCAGCTTTCGCTTTAAGCAGTATTGGAAAAGAAGCCAAAGCAGCTTTCCCGGCTCTCATTCAGGCGTTACACGACAAAGAAACATCCGTTCGTTCTGCTGCTGTCATAGCTCTTGGGAAGATTGGAGTAGAAGCCAAAGTTGCTGTACCAAAAATTATTGCAGCTTTGCGAGACCGGAATGCAGAAGTTCGTGCAACGGCGGCTTTTACTTTAGGTGAAATTGGCGAAGAACATAACCTAGCTGTTCCTGCTTTAATATCGGTATTATATGATAAGGATGACGAAGTTCGTCGGAATACTGCCATTGCTTTCAGCAAAATAGGTAAAGACGCAGCCCAAGCGATACCAACACTTATTGAAGTTTCTCAAAAAGACAACAATTCATCTGTTCGAGCCATTGCTGTCTCTGCTTTAGGGGTCGTTGGGCGAGACAATTCTGAAATTCTACCCGTCGTTATGAACGCATTGCAAGATAAAAATGCAATTGTTCGCATTCATGCAGCTTCTGCTTTGATAGTCGATATTGGTTCGCACACTGAAACCGCATTTGCTTTACTGATGAAGGAATTGCAGGGTCAAGAACAAGGGAATCGTATATACACTACACATATCTTGAGCAATATTGCTCAGAGCTTTCAGCAAAAAGCTAGCCTGCTTCCTACCCCTGAATTAGAGCGAGCGATCGCTAACTTAGACAGTACTCTCAAAATTATCAATAATTCACCCTTACAGTTTTTAGATGTAGCAACGTCTATAGGTAAATCTTTAGAAACCTTAAAAAAAGAAAGACTAAAGCGTTAA
- a CDS encoding NAD(P)H-quinone oxidoreductase subunit F codes for MASFLLESVWLIPCYSLVGSCLAIFWSPGIIRRTGPRPAGYINLVMTFLSFVHAALAFPATWNQVPYEVSIPWLSTAGLNLSIDVSVSSASVGAIIVITGLNFLAQIFAIGYMEMDWGWARFYALLGLFEAGLCALVLCNSLFFSYVILEILTLGTYLLVGLWFSQPLVVTGARDAFLTKRVGDLFLLMGVLAIWSVAGTWNYTDLARWAETADVNPVFLTLTCLALIAGPMGKCAQFPLHLWLDEAMEGPIPSTILRNSVVVATGAWVLIKLQPVLTLSPVASSAMVAIGAVTALGGSLIAIAQIDIKRCLSYSVSAYMGLVFIAVGTQQDEAALLLVLTHALAAALLVMSTGSVVWNSITQDVTLLGGLWSRRPVSGIAYVVGILGLIGFPPLGGFWALLKLASGLWETHPWLVGIIIVVNALTGFSLTREFSLIFGGKPKQMSERSPEVSWQMALPTIVLFAFNLHLPLVLQSLSLLPDWATLNKDVALLLIWSSIFGCSISGVMYLSNIIAKPIRFPVKILQDLLAHDFYTPKLYRGSIVLSVDLISKLADIIDRFVFDGIVNLVGLISILSGQGLKYSTSGQTQFYAFTVLLGVGVLGALMSWEYWGVHFMNLFF; via the coding sequence ATGGCTTCTTTTCTGCTTGAAAGTGTTTGGTTAATTCCTTGCTATTCTCTTGTTGGCTCTTGTTTAGCCATCTTTTGGTCGCCGGGAATCATTAGGCGTACAGGGCCAAGACCGGCAGGTTATATTAACTTAGTAATGACGTTTTTGTCGTTTGTTCATGCGGCTTTAGCATTTCCAGCAACCTGGAATCAAGTACCGTATGAAGTATCTATCCCTTGGCTGAGTACGGCTGGTTTAAATCTCTCTATTGACGTATCCGTCTCTTCTGCAAGTGTAGGTGCGATAATTGTAATCACTGGCTTAAATTTTTTAGCACAAATTTTTGCGATCGGCTACATGGAGATGGACTGGGGCTGGGCGCGTTTCTATGCTCTGCTGGGCTTGTTTGAAGCTGGTCTGTGTGCTCTTGTATTGTGCAACTCTTTGTTCTTCAGTTATGTGATTCTGGAAATCCTGACACTGGGAACTTACTTATTAGTAGGACTTTGGTTTAGTCAACCGTTAGTTGTAACTGGCGCTCGAGATGCTTTCTTAACAAAGCGGGTCGGAGATTTATTTTTGCTGATGGGGGTTCTGGCAATCTGGTCTGTGGCTGGAACGTGGAATTATACAGATTTAGCTCGGTGGGCAGAGACAGCTGATGTCAACCCTGTTTTTTTGACTTTAACGTGTTTGGCACTCATTGCAGGTCCAATGGGTAAGTGCGCTCAGTTTCCCTTGCATTTGTGGTTGGATGAAGCAATGGAAGGACCTATTCCCAGTACGATTCTACGGAACTCCGTGGTCGTTGCTACTGGCGCTTGGGTACTGATTAAGCTGCAACCTGTTCTTACCTTGTCTCCTGTAGCAAGCTCTGCTATGGTAGCAATTGGCGCAGTTACAGCACTGGGTGGTTCTTTGATAGCGATCGCCCAAATTGATATTAAGCGCTGCTTATCTTACTCTGTTAGTGCTTATATGGGTTTGGTGTTTATCGCTGTAGGAACTCAACAAGATGAAGCAGCATTGTTGTTAGTTCTTACCCATGCCTTAGCCGCAGCGCTTTTAGTCATGAGTACTGGTTCTGTTGTATGGAATAGCATTACTCAGGATGTCACCCTTCTGGGAGGACTTTGGTCGCGCCGTCCGGTATCGGGCATAGCTTATGTAGTCGGAATTTTAGGGTTAATTGGTTTTCCACCTTTAGGCGGTTTTTGGGCATTACTGAAACTCGCTTCCGGATTGTGGGAAACTCATCCTTGGCTTGTAGGAATTATCATAGTAGTCAATGCTTTAACAGGTTTCAGCTTAACGAGGGAATTCAGCTTAATTTTTGGTGGTAAACCAAAGCAAATGAGCGAGCGATCGCCAGAAGTCAGTTGGCAAATGGCTCTACCCACAATCGTGTTGTTTGCTTTTAATCTTCATTTACCTTTGGTGTTGCAAAGTTTATCACTGCTACCTGATTGGGCAACTCTCAATAAAGATGTCGCATTACTACTTATCTGGTCGAGTATTTTTGGTTGCAGCATCAGTGGCGTCATGTATCTAAGCAACATAATTGCCAAACCTATTCGCTTCCCTGTCAAGATATTACAAGATCTCCTGGCACACGATTTTTACACTCCAAAACTGTATCGTGGAAGTATAGTTTTGAGCGTTGACCTAATTTCAAAACTAGCAGACATTATCGACCGTTTCGTATTTGATGGAATTGTTAACTTAGTTGGCTTAATTTCCATCTTAAGCGGACAAGGTTTGAAATACAGCACCTCCGGACAAACACAGTTTTATGCATTTACCGTGCTGTTAGGAGTCGGTGTTTTAGGAGCGCTGATGAGTTGGGAATACTGGGGAGTTCATTTTATGAACTTGTTTTTTTAG
- a CDS encoding NADH-quinone oxidoreductase subunit M has protein sequence MLSTLIWLPILGAAVISLLPKTIPASNIRLTALTTSGIVLLWNIFLLLKFDVSNSGLQLQEYLPWNETLGLSYQLGADGLSILMLILNSLLTWIAIYSSSQQTERPRLFYSLILLVSGGVAGAFAAQNLLLFFLFYELELIPFYLLISIWGGEKRAYAGIKFLIYTAVSGALILATFLGTVWLTGSTDFNYNTLSTQTLSTALQIILLSGIVLGFGIKIPLVPLHTWLPDAYVEASAPIAILLGGVLAKLGTYGLLRFGMALFPEAWSILAPSLAIWGAISALYGAVTAIAQKDIKRMVAYSSIGHMGYILVAAAASTPLALIGAIAQMVSHGIILAILFHLVGVVEAKVGTRELDKLNGLMSPIRGLPMISTLLILGGMASAGIPGMTGFISEFIVFQGSFSVFPIPTLLCVASSGLTAVYFVILLNRTCFGKLDNNLAYYPRVLWSEKMPALVLAALIIFLGVQPKWLVRWSEPTTAMVTAIPPIERAISQVRLAPRAIAPQVALKE, from the coding sequence ATGTTGAGTACTTTGATTTGGCTACCTATTTTAGGTGCTGCTGTTATTAGTCTTTTGCCAAAAACTATACCTGCAAGTAATATTCGTTTAACAGCCCTAACCACTTCAGGAATAGTTCTTCTTTGGAATATTTTTCTACTGCTGAAATTTGATGTTTCCAATTCGGGGTTACAGTTACAGGAATATCTACCTTGGAATGAAACCCTTGGTTTAAGCTATCAATTAGGAGCTGATGGGCTTTCCATATTGATGCTGATACTAAATAGTTTGCTAACCTGGATTGCTATTTACAGTAGCAGTCAACAGACCGAACGTCCCCGGCTTTTTTATTCCCTTATTTTATTAGTCAGTGGAGGAGTTGCAGGAGCGTTTGCAGCACAAAATCTCTTGCTTTTCTTCTTGTTCTACGAACTAGAATTAATCCCTTTCTATCTGCTGATTTCTATTTGGGGCGGTGAAAAGCGAGCTTATGCTGGCATCAAATTTCTGATTTATACGGCTGTGTCAGGAGCATTAATTCTGGCAACATTCTTAGGAACAGTATGGCTCACGGGTTCAACTGATTTTAATTACAATACACTCTCAACTCAAACTCTATCCACAGCGCTGCAAATCATTCTTCTTTCCGGAATCGTACTGGGATTTGGTATCAAAATTCCTCTTGTCCCCCTACACACTTGGTTACCGGATGCTTACGTTGAAGCTTCAGCTCCCATTGCTATTCTTCTTGGTGGCGTGTTAGCAAAGTTGGGAACTTACGGGCTTTTGCGATTTGGGATGGCGTTGTTTCCTGAAGCTTGGAGTATTCTTGCACCAAGTTTAGCAATTTGGGGGGCAATCAGTGCTCTATACGGAGCGGTAACTGCCATAGCACAAAAAGACATCAAGCGCATGGTAGCATATAGTTCCATCGGTCACATGGGTTACATATTAGTAGCAGCTGCTGCTAGCACCCCTCTAGCACTTATTGGTGCTATTGCCCAAATGGTGAGTCATGGAATTATTCTGGCAATACTCTTCCATCTGGTGGGAGTTGTGGAAGCTAAGGTCGGAACTCGCGAGTTGGATAAACTGAATGGTTTAATGAGTCCGATACGCGGGTTACCAATGATTAGCACCTTACTCATTTTAGGAGGAATGGCTAGCGCTGGTATTCCAGGAATGACAGGATTTATTTCTGAATTTATCGTGTTTCAAGGTAGTTTTTCAGTTTTTCCTATTCCAACGCTGTTATGTGTCGCCTCTAGTGGTTTGACCGCAGTTTACTTTGTCATTCTTCTCAACCGTACCTGTTTTGGCAAACTTGACAACAACTTAGCTTACTATCCCAGAGTTTTATGGTCTGAGAAAATGCCTGCCCTTGTCTTGGCAGCACTGATTATATTTTTGGGAGTACAGCCTAAGTGGTTAGTGCGTTGGAGCGAGCCAACAACAGCAATGGTGACTGCTATTCCTCCTATTGAAAGAGCGATAAGCCAGGTACGGCTTGCGCCAAGGGCGATCGCGCCTCAAGTCGCTCTTAAAGAATGA
- a CDS encoding CO2 hydration protein, producing MVQTPEKVQAKLPPSTHEFAEIIHRLEAGGAMLPDTPENLMQIIGLYKAYAVPMDFYWRDLLYIAEHVFLNPFPFFKYFISQEYLDRHNHYAGDDAELRVWRGEANAHPELLAFMEKGETFKMPKLLHHLFHDRINMEFAEACMRAMLWHRGMGGKFDPYLDTEEYKANADRAIKAYFKGNPLMLGLYKLFPDMFLEQCRQMSYYANLGLFWEVMAPVFFEMSDLYDEGKITTVPEAMNFIVNGIFAVANRPIYHHVYIRGECYEIIPKSKGFVWLYEAALPYVEAVFYRTAPFRGTKSYNAQANQVPEDQKDFHYGILYADVFPVGTAGIPPTLLMQDMLHFLPQYLVDYYKQYCRGEEDMLIQLGISFQRSMYCVTSAVIQALRTALCHPLDDPDPEHLQANRDFFEAQLNRFTRPEYGIRNAARLRDIQRQDYR from the coding sequence ATGGTACAAACTCCAGAGAAAGTTCAAGCGAAATTACCTCCTTCAACCCATGAATTTGCAGAAATCATTCATCGTTTGGAAGCTGGCGGTGCAATGTTACCCGATACGCCAGAAAACTTAATGCAAATTATCGGTCTTTACAAGGCGTATGCAGTCCCTATGGACTTTTACTGGCGGGACCTATTATATATTGCCGAACATGTTTTTTTAAATCCTTTTCCCTTTTTTAAATACTTTATTTCTCAGGAATATTTAGACCGTCACAATCATTACGCTGGTGATGATGCTGAGTTAAGAGTTTGGCGTGGGGAAGCCAATGCTCACCCAGAATTGCTGGCATTTATGGAGAAGGGAGAAACCTTCAAAATGCCAAAGCTATTGCATCATTTATTCCACGATCGCATCAACATGGAATTTGCCGAAGCGTGTATGAGAGCAATGCTTTGGCATAGAGGTATGGGTGGGAAATTTGACCCTTACTTGGATACAGAAGAATACAAAGCTAACGCCGATAGAGCAATTAAAGCTTACTTTAAAGGCAATCCATTGATGTTAGGGCTCTACAAGCTGTTCCCAGATATGTTTCTCGAACAGTGCCGTCAGATGTCTTACTATGCTAATTTGGGGCTGTTCTGGGAAGTCATGGCTCCTGTCTTCTTTGAAATGTCAGATTTGTATGACGAAGGAAAAATTACAACTGTCCCAGAGGCAATGAACTTTATCGTAAATGGGATTTTTGCAGTTGCAAATCGTCCGATTTACCATCATGTTTATATCCGTGGTGAATGCTACGAAATCATCCCCAAATCTAAAGGATTTGTATGGCTGTATGAAGCAGCATTACCTTACGTAGAAGCTGTGTTCTATCGTACAGCACCCTTCCGAGGTACAAAATCCTACAATGCTCAAGCAAATCAAGTGCCAGAAGACCAAAAAGACTTCCACTACGGAATTCTCTATGCAGACGTTTTTCCAGTCGGTACTGCAGGCATTCCACCCACATTGCTGATGCAAGATATGTTGCACTTCTTACCACAATATCTTGTTGATTATTACAAGCAATATTGCCGGGGAGAGGAAGACATGTTGATTCAGTTGGGAATTAGTTTTCAACGGTCAATGTACTGTGTTACCTCGGCTGTTATTCAAGCATTACGGACGGCGCTTTGTCATCCCTTAGACGATCCCGATCCCGAACATTTACAAGCTAATAGAGACTTTTTTGAGGCTCAGTTAAATCGCTTCACTCGTCCTGAATACGGTATTCGCAATGCAGCCCGTCTGCGTGATATTCAACGCCAGGATTACCGTTGA
- a CDS encoding HEAT repeat domain-containing protein, whose translation MKEDTNSVAKAVREILNQHSEYEQWLHRDLFVAASYLAENSKNLKVGDTGLLEEILQALVELEVTHLPQVSDRIREQVFQTLCSFKETALKTKVLQLLKDKAEQIDRLRFQEYRAAFGEKEQATATLLALLKHESFSICSSAVEVLGKISSETAIADLITLLEHPELHSKAVIALIQIGSEAAIPGLITLLEQPKQSVGVRALFTLVKMRSEAAIPSLVTLLENPEHFVRHRAAFALGKMRLKAAIPSLIKLLEHQKIEVRSEAADALVQIGSEAAIPGLIALLENPESDVRFRVTLALGQIGSEAAIPGLITLLEHTAPSVRSKAAEALNKIGSGAVISDLIKLLKDPEDDVRLKAARALGQIGSEAVIPDLTKLLEDFEYNVRSTAAEALGQIGSEAAIPYLIKLLEDPKSNVRSTAVEALGQIGSEAVIPYLIKLLEDYVSEVRSAAVEGLGKIGSEAVIPSLIKVLEDPASSVRYEAVKVLGKIGSEAVIPSLIKLLEDRECGVRSAAVEALGKIGSEAVIPSLIKLLEDPEFDVRSNTADVLNQVGKKTPTLVTTLALWIENHQDSKYIGSAIDLLWDLVKGE comes from the coding sequence ATGAAGGAGGACACTAACTCAGTTGCCAAAGCAGTTCGAGAAATTCTTAACCAGCATAGCGAATATGAACAATGGTTGCACCGCGATTTATTTGTTGCTGCTAGTTATCTTGCGGAAAATTCCAAAAATTTGAAAGTTGGGGATACTGGCTTATTAGAGGAAATTTTACAGGCTTTGGTGGAACTGGAAGTAACCCATTTACCACAGGTAAGTGACAGAATTCGAGAGCAGGTTTTTCAAACTCTTTGTAGTTTCAAAGAAACTGCCTTGAAAACTAAAGTCTTGCAATTGTTGAAAGATAAAGCTGAGCAAATAGATCGACTCAGATTTCAAGAATATCGTGCCGCATTTGGTGAAAAAGAACAGGCAACAGCCACCCTGTTAGCGCTACTTAAGCATGAAAGCTTTTCTATTTGTTCTAGCGCCGTCGAGGTTCTGGGTAAAATTAGTTCAGAAACAGCAATTGCTGACTTAATTACGCTCCTAGAACACCCTGAATTGCATTCAAAAGCTGTAATTGCGCTAATTCAAATCGGTTCAGAAGCGGCAATTCCTGGTTTAATTACACTCCTAGAACAACCCAAACAATCTGTAGGTGTTAGGGCTTTATTTACCCTTGTAAAAATGCGTTCAGAAGCAGCAATTCCCAGCTTAGTCACACTTTTAGAAAATCCCGAACATTTTGTGCGGCATAGAGCAGCATTTGCCTTGGGTAAAATGCGTTTAAAAGCGGCCATTCCTAGCTTAATCAAGCTCCTAGAACATCAAAAGATTGAGGTGCGTTCTGAAGCTGCGGATGCACTGGTTCAAATCGGTTCAGAAGCGGCAATTCCTGGTTTAATTGCACTCCTAGAAAACCCCGAATCTGATGTGCGTTTTAGAGTCACGTTAGCACTGGGTCAAATTGGTTCGGAAGCGGCAATTCCTGGTTTAATTACACTCCTAGAACACACTGCACCCTCTGTACGTTCAAAAGCTGCTGAGGCGCTAAATAAAATTGGGTCAGGAGCGGTCATTTCTGATTTAATTAAACTGCTAAAAGATCCTGAAGATGATGTGCGTTTAAAAGCTGCACGGGCGTTAGGTCAAATTGGTTCAGAAGCAGTCATTCCTGACTTAACTAAACTCCTAGAAGACTTTGAATACAATGTGCGTTCAACAGCTGCAGAAGCGTTAGGTCAAATTGGTTCAGAAGCGGCAATTCCTTATTTAATTAAACTCCTAGAAGACCCTAAATCCAATGTGCGTTCAACAGCTGTAGAAGCGTTAGGTCAAATTGGTTCAGAAGCGGTTATTCCTTATTTAATTAAACTCTTAGAAGACTACGTATCCGAGGTGCGTTCTGCCGCTGTAGAGGGACTGGGTAAAATCGGTTCAGAAGCGGTTATTCCCAGCTTAATTAAAGTCCTAGAAGACCCTGCGTCTAGTGTGCGTTATGAGGCTGTGAAGGTGTTGGGTAAAATCGGTTCAGAAGCAGTTATTCCCAGCTTAATTAAACTTTTAGAAGATCGCGAATGTGGTGTGCGTTCTGCCGCTGTAGAGGCGCTAGGTAAAATCGGTTCAGAAGCAGTTATTCCTAGCTTAATTAAACTCCTTGAAGACCCTGAATTTGATGTGCGATCTAATACGGCAGATGTACTAAATCAAGTCGGCAAAAAAACTCCTACTTTGGTCACGACTCTTGCTTTATGGATTGAGAATCATCAGGATTCAAAATATATTGGCAGTGCTATTGATTTGCTGTGGGATTTGGTAAAAGGTGAGTAA
- a CDS encoding DUF1257 domain-containing protein: MSHFTSIRTQIKDAGALIKALADVGFENVEIHEVAQHLFGFQGDVRLETAEVIIRRKYVGSASNDIGFKRQEDGQFQAIISEYDRQKYGQPWLNRLMQRYGYHALVASAQQQDFTIEEDEVLEDGTVRVVVAKWL, encoded by the coding sequence ATGTCACATTTTACTAGCATTAGAACTCAAATTAAAGATGCAGGCGCACTGATTAAAGCGTTAGCAGACGTAGGTTTTGAAAATGTAGAAATTCATGAAGTCGCTCAACACCTTTTTGGATTTCAGGGTGATGTGCGTCTGGAAACAGCAGAAGTTATTATCCGGCGTAAATACGTTGGTTCAGCAAGCAACGATATTGGTTTTAAACGACAAGAAGACGGACAATTTCAAGCTATCATCTCTGAATACGATCGCCAAAAATACGGACAACCTTGGTTGAATCGCTTAATGCAGCGCTATGGTTACCATGCTTTAGTAGCATCAGCACAACAACAAGATTTTACTATTGAGGAGGATGAAGTTTTAGAAGATGGAACGGTACGGGTTGTTGTAGCGAAATGGTTATAA
- a CDS encoding DUF1257 domain-containing protein has protein sequence MSHFTTIKIQIKNGEFLHQVLQELGYQVECNTTVRGYQGDRTHAEYVIRQKNGYDLGFRRNEENYEIVADFWGAKINQQQFVNSITQKYAHKTLKATIQEQGFNLEEEEVLEDGTVRVVVGRWV, from the coding sequence ATGTCACACTTTACAACAATTAAAATCCAAATCAAAAACGGTGAATTTTTACATCAAGTGTTGCAGGAATTGGGTTACCAAGTAGAATGCAACACTACAGTACGTGGATATCAAGGCGATCGCACTCATGCTGAGTATGTCATTAGGCAGAAAAACGGCTACGATTTGGGATTTCGCCGCAATGAAGAAAATTATGAGATAGTAGCAGATTTTTGGGGAGCAAAAATTAATCAACAACAGTTTGTGAATTCAATTACCCAAAAATACGCTCACAAAACTTTGAAAGCGACGATACAGGAACAAGGCTTTAACCTTGAGGAAGAAGAAGTCTTGGAAGATGGAACAGTGCGAGTTGTCGTAGGCAGATGGGTCTAG
- a CDS encoding four helix bundle protein codes for MSRPNFEKLEVYKLAEKLADEIWRIVSQWDSFNKDTIGKQIVRSADSISANIAEGEGRYNFQDNKRFIKVARGSLYETISWLRRAYKRNLLTTEQIQCLHTLIHEISPKLNAYLNSIGKTSNNY; via the coding sequence GTGTCAAGACCTAATTTTGAGAAACTAGAAGTTTATAAATTAGCGGAGAAATTAGCAGATGAAATTTGGAGAATTGTTAGTCAATGGGACTCTTTTAATAAGGATACGATTGGAAAACAAATTGTTAGATCTGCCGATAGTATTAGCGCGAACATAGCAGAAGGAGAAGGAAGGTATAATTTTCAAGACAACAAACGTTTTATAAAAGTTGCAAGAGGTTCTCTATATGAAACAATAAGCTGGTTAAGACGTGCCTACAAACGAAATCTTCTAACAACTGAACAAATCCAATGCTTACATACACTCATTCATGAGATTTCTCCTAAACTCAACGCCTATCTGAACTCTATAGGCAAAACCTCAAACAACTATTAG
- a CDS encoding AAA family ATPase encodes MTNSWQNGADNAISDGEKKLHIALIDQLDLMLRARYPLLYLIAVEEEPVEEVLLQVASRSQPKRQLLFWDVVRGWSDNATDKGSVMAALSRIAKTDDKQSAIFVLRDLHPFIKSPTSERNAPIVRELRNLARELKRSRNTLILLSNTLELPTELQEEVTVVDFPLPDTSEIDYLIEQLVVPEKLKVTGLAREQLVKACQGLSRTRIQKVLAKALAAKQQVNESDISGVLEEKKLTIRQTGILEFFTPQESLKRVGGLDQLKQWVQLRQDTFTEEARRYGIPNPKGVLLVGIQGTGKSLSAKTIANEWRLPLLRLDSGRLFGGIVGESESRVRQMIQVTEAMAPCVLWIDEIDKAFGNITSGIDGDSGTSRRVFGSLITWMQEKTCPVFIVATANNVQILPAELLRKGRFDEIFFLNLPTEVERQDIFKVHLQRLRPNRLREFNLSLLAKQTSNFSGAEIEQVIVDAMHIAFSGKENGHRRDFTTEDILRAIEQTVPLASIAREQIEGLKQWAARAGARTASHDVQLIQELKQYTLQQGIKPLEVD; translated from the coding sequence ATGACGAATTCTTGGCAAAATGGAGCTGACAATGCCATCAGTGACGGTGAGAAAAAATTACATATCGCTCTTATAGACCAACTGGATTTGATGCTTCGCGCCCGCTATCCCCTACTGTACTTAATTGCAGTCGAAGAAGAACCTGTTGAGGAAGTTCTGCTGCAAGTTGCTTCGCGTTCTCAACCCAAGCGTCAACTGTTGTTTTGGGACGTTGTACGTGGTTGGAGCGACAATGCTACAGATAAAGGTTCGGTGATGGCAGCACTTTCACGAATCGCCAAAACCGATGACAAGCAATCTGCTATCTTTGTGCTGCGCGATTTGCACCCATTTATTAAAAGCCCTACGAGTGAAAGAAATGCCCCTATTGTACGTGAGTTAAGAAACTTAGCACGGGAGTTAAAGCGATCGCGCAACACTTTAATATTGCTTAGCAATACTCTAGAACTTCCCACTGAGTTACAAGAAGAAGTGACAGTTGTTGATTTTCCTTTACCCGACACCTCAGAAATTGATTATCTCATCGAGCAGTTAGTTGTACCAGAAAAACTCAAGGTGACTGGTTTGGCAAGAGAACAACTCGTCAAAGCCTGTCAAGGTTTAAGCCGCACGCGGATTCAAAAAGTTTTAGCAAAAGCTCTAGCAGCAAAACAGCAGGTCAATGAGTCTGATATTAGTGGTGTTTTGGAAGAAAAAAAATTAACGATCCGCCAGACAGGAATTTTAGAATTCTTCACACCACAGGAATCATTGAAGCGAGTTGGTGGATTGGATCAACTCAAGCAGTGGGTGCAGTTACGCCAAGATACCTTTACAGAAGAAGCAAGACGCTACGGAATACCAAACCCTAAAGGTGTTTTACTTGTAGGAATTCAAGGTACGGGTAAATCCTTATCAGCTAAGACCATTGCCAATGAATGGCGATTACCCCTCTTACGCTTGGATTCTGGGCGATTATTTGGCGGGATTGTAGGGGAAAGTGAAAGCCGCGTGCGGCAAATGATTCAGGTGACAGAAGCAATGGCTCCTTGCGTGCTGTGGATTGATGAGATTGATAAAGCATTTGGCAACATTACGAGCGGAATTGATGGAGATTCCGGAACTTCACGGCGCGTATTCGGCAGTTTGATTACTTGGATGCAGGAAAAGACTTGTCCCGTGTTTATTGTAGCAACAGCTAACAACGTGCAAATTTTACCTGCAGAGTTACTGAGAAAAGGGCGATTTGATGAAATTTTCTTTTTGAATTTACCAACAGAAGTTGAACGTCAAGACATTTTTAAAGTTCATTTGCAACGCCTGCGTCCAAACCGTCTGAGAGAATTTAATTTGTCTTTGTTAGCCAAACAGACAAGTAATTTCAGTGGTGCGGAAATTGAACAGGTGATTGTAGACGCCATGCACATAGCGTTCTCTGGTAAAGAAAACGGACACAGACGAGATTTTACAACAGAGGATATTTTACGTGCGATCGAGCAAACAGTTCCTTTAGCATCCATAGCTCGCGAACAAATTGAAGGTTTGAAGCAATGGGCAGCACGAGCAGGAGCAAGAACAGCTTCACATGATGTACAACTTATACAGGAGTTAAAGCAATATACTTTACAGCAAGGAATTAAGCCACTGGAGGTGGATTAG